AAGGCTTTTGAGCTGAGAGAACTTTCAATAAAAATGATAATTCACTCTCACAGCCCAAAAGCTCTTTATGATTTTCTAAAAAATCACAAAGAAAAACGTACTGACCATCAACTAATATTTTACTAGAAAATGTCTTATGTGCTCCAAGCCACATCTCAGCTTTAGGCAACCCATCTTCTCTTTGTCCCAAAAGAGAAGGGATGAAACTAGTTCCACCCCAATCATATTCCTTAATTTTATTTTTCATCAAAAATATATTATCAGATCTCATTTAGATTCCTTCACTTTTAAAGATTTTAGAAAAATAACCAAACTTGTTGCAACGACAACACCAACGGCTATTGCAATAATAAAGCCCAATTTGTTATCAACAACAGGAAGAACTATTGGCCCTCCATGCGGAGCATGGTCTGCAACACCCAAAAATGCCGCAATGATACTTGCAACAGCACCTCCAAGTACTATTGAAGGCAACACCCTCGCCGGATCACTGGCAGCAAAAGGAATAGCACCTTCACTAATACCAATAAACGAAATTAAGAACGATATTTTTCCAGACTCTCGCTCTTCCTCTTCAAATAATTTAGGCATAATTAGAGTAGCAAGCCCCATAGCCATAGGAGGAACAGGAATAGCTGATGCAACCATACCCATTATTTGTGGAACTTGGGGAATCATACCAACACCAAAAAGAAATGCAACTTTATTAAAAGGCCCTCCCATATCAATTGCTACCATAGCACCAAGTATTAATCCAAGAAATAATTTCCCTATAATACCATAAGTTTCTGAATTATTTTGAAGAGATTTAAGGCCATTCTCAAGCAATGCCATGAATTGGCCAATATAAACACCTACATAAATCATGAAAAATCCAACAATAACAGTACTTATTAACGGAATTACAAATATAGGCATCACGGGTCTAAGCCATTCAGGAATCTTTCTCTTTGCTATCCATTTAGCAACAAAACCCGCCATAAACCCTACAAGTATTGCCCCTAAAAATCCTGCTTTAACATCTCTGGCAAGCACACCCCCCACAAGACCTGGTGCAAGACCTGGCTTATCGGCAATTGCCATAGCAATAAACCCTGAAAGTATTGGCAACATCATGCCAAAAGCCACACCACCAATATCTGTAATTGTTTTATAAAAAGGATATTTATCAAAATTTGGACCATCAGAACCAATCCCTGCCAAGGATATACCAAGCGCTATTAAAATACCACCACTTGCCACAATTGGAATCATAGGAGAGACACCACTCATTAAGTACTTATAAAAACCAGTTCTACTACTACCAGACTTATCTTTAATAGAATGAACATTTTTATAATTCAATATGGGAGCACTAAATGCTTCTTTAATAACATTTTCTACATTGTTGATAGCCTTTGCAGTTGAGACCTTATAAACTCTCTTGCCATCAAATCTTTCTTCATCAACATCCTTATCCACCGCAAGTATTATAACATCAGCGTCTTTAATCTCTGTCTCTGTTAAAGGATTATCAATACCAATAGAACCTTGGGTCTCAACTTTAAGGATGTACCCTTGTCTCTTAGCCTCAACTTCGAGCTTTTTAGCAGCAATATATGTATGAGCAATTCCCACAGGACAAGCACAAACAGCCACTATTTTTTCTGATTTAGAAACACTTGTGGTATCATCTGTAGATGACCTCTCAACATTTTCTATATAAGAATAAATTTCATCGGTACTCTTCATAACTTTTAATATATTTTTAAAATCATCACTCTCAAATAATTTAGCTATGAAAGCTATCGACTTAATATGATCATTACCTTGTTGACTTTTCGACATACAAATTAAAAATATTAAATTAACAGGGGGATTATCATCAGACCATTTTATGCCATCGCCTTTTATGTAAAGCAATGAAATAAAACTTGATTTAACAACATCTCCTATAAAATGTGGAATAGCAACTCCATTTTCCCAAGATGTATCACCAATATTTTCTCTCTCAAATAACCCCTGAAGGAATCTTGTTTTATCATGAGTATAACCTCTTTTACTCACTTGATCAACTAAAAAATTAATTGCTTCTTCCTTAGAATTTATTTTATCAGATATAAAAATAAGCTCCTTTTTTAAAAATTTTAAAAACATAACCTTAAACCTCCTAAGTACTTAAATTAATTCTATCATAATACAAACATTAAACACCGATTCCCTCCTCTTCTTTATTTTCAAATTATTTTATATTATTTAAATGAATTTAATTATGAAAAAACTAATCGAATTTTGCTTTTTATTGCTATGCGCCAGCTTATATTCTTCAAATAATGAGGGACACAAAAAAAATGAAATAAATAATAAAAAAAGTATATTATTAAAAGAAAAATCAACTAATCATGAAAATGATTTTTTCTCAGTAAAGAGAGGATTTATCTATTCAACAGGAACAGGACTTGGAACAGGATTTTTTTTAAATTCAAAAGTCAATCACATAATATTTAGACCTTATTACATATTTGCCATCAACAATTTTGATTTTCTGGTTGTTTGTATGATCCTAATGATTAAAGAATATAACATCTCTAAAAAAGTTAAATATTCAAGCTCTTACATTGGCACAGGAATAAACTGGCATATCATAAATTTGTCTAAAAAAATGAAATATTTATCTTCTACCACGGGTATTGGGGGACGACTTTACCTTTCAACAAACTTAATAGGGGATTTCAAATTCTATGACAAATTACCTTATGTAATAGAACCATATATATTTTTTGAATTCTCTACAAAAAAAGCTACACCTTACTTAAACATATATTCAAAAATTGAGTGCTTATTTCTTGATACATTCAATATTTCTTTTGATTTCGGAATCAGATATAATCTTAAAAATAGCAACGAGGTAAACTCATGAACAAAAGACTAAAAATTTTATTCTGTTTTTACATATTAATCTTATTGGGCTTTTTATTCTTATATCAAAATCCTAAAATCTTAAATAACATAAAAGAAATAGCCTACAATTATTTAAGCAAACTCAAAGATAAAATTTATGAACCCGAAATCTCAACTGAATTAAAAGAAGAATACCTCTTACCAAAAGGATATCTTACTACCCAAATAATACATAAAAAATACTACTCTTTAGGGTATGCTGAGAGTGCAAGACAATCAGAATGGGTAGCCTACCAATTAAAAAGAGAAATGGTTGAATTAGCTTTAACCTTGCTTAGAGAAAAAAAAATAACGAGAAGTAAAAATTTTTTCGAAGACCAAGATATTAAGGGAATTGCTCCCAAACTAAGTGATTACCTAAAAAGCGGATATGATAGAGGGCATATCGTCAGTTCTGCTGATATGTCTTTTTCCAAAGATGCAATGCTAGATACCTATTTTCTCTCAAATATATCTCCTCAACAAAGAGAATTCAACTCAGGAATCTGGCTCAAACTTGAACAATTAGTTAGAAAATGGGCTATCTTAAAAGAAAAAATTTATATTGTTAGTGCAGGAATTTTAACAGAAAATAAAGGATTTATTGGAAAGAATAAAATTCTAGTCCCAAAAAATTTTTATAAAATAGTGCTATCATTAAACAATAACAACTTTTATGATATATTGGCTTTTATCATTCCAAATGAAAAGGCTCAGGACTTAGAACTTAGAAATTACGTTGTAAACGTTAATTTAATTGAAGAAAAAACTAAAATAAATTTCTTTGCAAAACTTGATGCTGAAATAAAAAAAATAATTAAAATGAAAAAAGACGTACGTTCTTGGAAATTCAGATGAAAACACTCTTTGCAAAACTAAATATTTTCCTGTTAACAACCTTTGTTTTAGGAATAATTATTATATCAATATTCATGTATTATATAAACTTTAATATAAACTTCTATACCTATATTATTAAAATATATAATAAGAATTTATTGATTTTAGTCAATAAATTTTTTATTTTCAGCATTGGAATCATAGGATCTATTTGGACATGCATCAACTATAAAAGAACAAATAATATACAATTCGTATTCTTTTATTGTTTCATTCTTTCATATATACTTGAACCTATTTCAATTTTTAAATATTATTTTTTAAGTAATATATTAAGCCTAGAATTTTATTATTTTATGAAATTTTATCACTTAATAACCGTATTTTCATTACTAAATTTATTCTTCTTAAGCCTATATATATGTGATTTTCAAATAAAATCAATAACCTACGCTATTTACTTAATTTTCACCTTTGCAATGGTCTATAACTCTTTAGCCCCTATTAATGCATATGAATACACAAAGGATTTTCTCTCTCCAACAGCAAACAATAGATTTTATGTTTATTTGTTTTTATTACTAATACCTATAAACTTTTTAGTATCATGCTTAAGGAAAAAAAACCTAAGCTACTTTTTACTTTTTATATCAATATCACTAATAGTATCAGGAATTTATCTCAATTTTATAGAAATAACCTATGCATTCATACCAATCTCAATAGGAGCACCAATGTACTTAAAAGAATCAGGAAAAGTTTTCTTCTATTGGCTATAAAACTTAAGCAATCAATACAAAAGATAAAGTCGCTACACCTAAAGGCAAAAATAAATTATCGTATTTTTCAAAATCAAAAAGCTCCACAAGCACAGCCCCCATACCAACAACTGATGCTATTATAAAGTTCGGAAAGAAGTAATAACAAACAATAAAAGCAACCAAAAAAACAGCAACACTACCTGAGAATGTTTTATTATTTACAAGTTTAAAAGATGGTATTAGTTTTCCAACAAGACTTGCAAGACCATCTCCAAGACATGCGGAAAATATCCCAATATAACTAAAAGGCTTATCTATAAGAAAATAAGTACAAAAAATACTCACTACCAAAAATATTGGAGAGAGAGATATTTTATACGAAGATACCTCCCTAGACTTTATTATTATTTCTGATATACCTCTTAAAAAGAATAAATTTATTTCCATGATTCTAAATATTTCCAAAATTAAATATGCAAACATAAAAAATAGACTAGATACAAGACCTACCCAAAAATTTAACTTATAAAAGAATAAAAATACTAAAGTAGAAATATGAAAAAATTTTCTATAAAGCTCATATTTAACATTTTCGTTATAAAAAACTTGATCAAACATTAACTAATTTTCCTTAAAATAATATTAAACTTCAAAAAAGAATTTGGTTTTATAACGTTACCAATACTTCTCTCTCCATAAGCAAGATTTGGTGGAATGATTACTACCCTCTCCTCTTCCTCGCACATATCTGACAACATTACGTCCCAACCTTCAATCACTTGACCACTCCCAACCACAAACTCTATTGGCTTGCCTCTGTCAATTGAACTGTCAAATTTTATTCCACTTAGTAAAAATCCCTCATAGTCTACTTTTACAATATTGCCACTTTTAACATTTTTGCCATTTCCTTGTTTATTTATCTTATATAAGATACCACTTTCATCTTTTTGAAAATCTTTGTAATCTTTGTCAATTATTTCAAGTTGAGAAGCCATGTATTTTTTAACCTCAGCAATCTTCCTTGCCTCATAACTTTTTTTTAATTTTAAAAATTCTTCATTGTCAACTTTAAAAGCTTTTGCATCCTCACCAACACGAATAATCCTTACTTTCTCTATTTTATCTCCTTGACGTATATTACGAACTGTATCCATTCCCGCAACTACCTTACCAAAAATTGAGTGCTTAAGATCAAGATAAGTAAGATTATCTGCAAGAGTAATAAAAAACTGACTCCCATTGGTATCAGGACCTGAATTAGCCATAGAAACAATTCCTGGTTCATTATGACTCAAATTTTTGTTTAATTCATCGGGAAAAACATAACCAGGACCTCCAGTACCCGTTCCGGTAGGATCTCCTGTCTGAATAACAAATTCATCAACAACCCTATGAAAAATAATATTTTCAAAATAAGGCTGACTTGTAACAGAATTTTTAATAGTACCTTCACTAAGACCAATAAAATTCATGACTGTCAGAGGTGCAATTTTATAGTAAAGTTCAATCTCTATATTTCCTTTATTTGTATCAATTAATGCAAATATTCCTTTTTTTTCCACTAAATCTTTCCTTTTGCTATCACAAGTTATTAGCATTAAAATCAATAAAAAATATAATAAACATCTCTTCACAAATGTATTCCTTAAATTAATATTTAAATTAAGCTATCAGTTCTAATTGTACAATTTTTCCACAAAAATTGTATAATTAATTAGTCATTTATACTAATTAAGTAATAGTATTTATTAAGGAAATTTACAAAATTTGGATCTTATAAATGTTAAATATTAGCAATGAACTTCTTCTGAAATTCTGCAATTTTATATATGAAAATAGCGGAATTCGATTTGATGAAAAAAATAAAGTTGTATTACAAGGCCGAATTAATGATGCAATACATGAGCTTGAAAATATCAATACTCCAGAACAATTATATGACTTAATAAATTCGGACAAATTTCAAAAAGAATATTTCTTAGATCTAGTTACTACTAATCTAACACGATTCTTTAGAAATGAAGCCCATTTTGCAACTTTTGAAAGATTTATAATTCCAAACTTAATAAACATTAAAACTCAAGAGGGCAAAAATAGAATTATTATATGGTCTGCTGGATGCTCAACTGGAGAAGAACCATATTCACTGGCATTTGTTCTTAAACACAATCTTCCAAAGAATTTTGACTTTATTATTATTGCCTCCGATTTAAGTTTAAAATCTCTAATGATAGCAAAAGAAGGTTATTATTCTGTAAAAAAATGCGAACACATCCCAATACAATATAAAATATATATCAAACCTCACATGAATGGTTACAAGGTAATAGATGATATAAAAAAACACATACGATTTGACTATCATAACTTAAATTTTGAAAGTGGCTTTTCAGAAATGGACGTTATTTTTTGCCGTAATGTACTCATATATTTCGATGAAAAGTCTAAAATAAGGGTCTTAAAAAAATTTTATTCCTCTATGGCTATGAAAAGTTATTTATTTATTGGTCATTCAGAATCCCTTTTTGGTCTCAATCTTCCTTTTAAATTTTTAAGAACACCCTGGGCCATAATATATGAAAAGGATGATAAGGATGTTCCCAAAAAAAAGTTTCAGTTCAAAAACAAATACAAATTATAATTTGATATAAACAGACCCATAGGAGCAAAACAGAAATGCAAATAAAAATTTATGTACTCGTCATTGAAGCTTCTTCTGTTAATAGAAAGACTATATCAGACATTATAAATTCATCTTTAAAGCTTGAAGTTATTGCAACTGCAGCCAACACAGACTTCGCCCTTAAAAAACTTAAAAAACACCCAGATGTAATACTACTCAGTTTAGAAGAAGAAACAATCAAAGAAATTACTCTCATAAAAAAAAAGGAAAATATAAACAACAAGCTCCCTGTTATTATCCTCTCATCAAACAAAGACATAGCAAAAAATGCTATCTTAAAAGGTGCTGATGACTTTATAATAAAAACTGATAACAAATTAGAAAGCATAAAAGATAAAATTATTGATTTACTCTCAATTTACGGCAATAAAACCATAA
This portion of the Borrelia turicatae 91E135 genome encodes:
- a CDS encoding DNA/RNA non-specific endonuclease translates to MNKRLKILFCFYILILLGFLFLYQNPKILNNIKEIAYNYLSKLKDKIYEPEISTELKEEYLLPKGYLTTQIIHKKYYSLGYAESARQSEWVAYQLKREMVELALTLLREKKITRSKNFFEDQDIKGIAPKLSDYLKSGYDRGHIVSSADMSFSKDAMLDTYFLSNISPQQREFNSGIWLKLEQLVRKWAILKEKIYIVSAGILTENKGFIGKNKILVPKNFYKIVLSLNNNNFYDILAFIIPNEKAQDLELRNYVVNVNLIEEKTKINFFAKLDAEIKKIIKMKKDVRSWKFR
- a CDS encoding diacylglycerol/polyprenol kinase family protein, with the protein product MFDQVFYNENVKYELYRKFFHISTLVFLFFYKLNFWVGLVSSLFFMFAYLILEIFRIMEINLFFLRGISEIIIKSREVSSYKISLSPIFLVVSIFCTYFLIDKPFSYIGIFSACLGDGLASLVGKLIPSFKLVNNKTFSGSVAVFLVAFIVCYYFFPNFIIASVVGMGAVLVELFDFEKYDNLFLPLGVATLSFVLIA
- a CDS encoding CheR family methyltransferase, which produces MLNISNELLLKFCNFIYENSGIRFDEKNKVVLQGRINDAIHELENINTPEQLYDLINSDKFQKEYFLDLVTTNLTRFFRNEAHFATFERFIIPNLINIKTQEGKNRIIIWSAGCSTGEEPYSLAFVLKHNLPKNFDFIIIASDLSLKSLMIAKEGYYSVKKCEHIPIQYKIYIKPHMNGYKVIDDIKKHIRFDYHNLNFESGFSEMDVIFCRNVLIYFDEKSKIRVLKKFYSSMAMKSYLFIGHSESLFGLNLPFKFLRTPWAIIYEKDDKDVPKKKFQFKNKYKL
- a CDS encoding fructose-specific PTS transporter subunit EIIC, with protein sequence MFLKFLKKELIFISDKINSKEEAINFLVDQVSKRGYTHDKTRFLQGLFERENIGDTSWENGVAIPHFIGDVVKSSFISLLYIKGDGIKWSDDNPPVNLIFLICMSKSQQGNDHIKSIAFIAKLFESDDFKNILKVMKSTDEIYSYIENVERSSTDDTTSVSKSEKIVAVCACPVGIAHTYIAAKKLEVEAKRQGYILKVETQGSIGIDNPLTETEIKDADVIILAVDKDVDEERFDGKRVYKVSTAKAINNVENVIKEAFSAPILNYKNVHSIKDKSGSSRTGFYKYLMSGVSPMIPIVASGGILIALGISLAGIGSDGPNFDKYPFYKTITDIGGVAFGMMLPILSGFIAMAIADKPGLAPGLVGGVLARDVKAGFLGAILVGFMAGFVAKWIAKRKIPEWLRPVMPIFVIPLISTVIVGFFMIYVGVYIGQFMALLENGLKSLQNNSETYGIIGKLFLGLILGAMVAIDMGGPFNKVAFLFGVGMIPQVPQIMGMVASAIPVPPMAMGLATLIMPKLFEEEERESGKISFLISFIGISEGAIPFAASDPARVLPSIVLGGAVASIIAAFLGVADHAPHGGPIVLPVVDNKLGFIIAIAVGVVVATSLVIFLKSLKVKESK
- a CDS encoding peptidylprolyl isomerase; translation: MEKKGIFALIDTNKGNIEIELYYKIAPLTVMNFIGLSEGTIKNSVTSQPYFENIIFHRVVDEFVIQTGDPTGTGTGGPGYVFPDELNKNLSHNEPGIVSMANSGPDTNGSQFFITLADNLTYLDLKHSIFGKVVAGMDTVRNIRQGDKIEKVRIIRVGEDAKAFKVDNEEFLKLKKSYEARKIAEVKKYMASQLEIIDKDYKDFQKDESGILYKINKQGNGKNVKSGNIVKVDYEGFLLSGIKFDSSIDRGKPIEFVVGSGQVIEGWDVMLSDMCEEEERVVIIPPNLAYGERSIGNVIKPNSFLKFNIILRKIS